ATGATCGCCATCCAAAGAGTAGCCGGCATAAACAGCCAAAAGTGGCTCGGCTCCCATATCTTCTGTCCATTTCAAAAACTCAAATAATCCCATTCCGTCAGTGGCACGGTAGCCCCAGGAGCCATGATGTCCAGGCCTGTTTGCAATTGGTCCAAGTGTTGTTTTCCAAGGGAAAGCATCTGTAATTCCCGGGCCTTCTAAAAAATTGCCGCCGGGAAAGCGAAGAAATTTTGGTTTCATTTTCACCAGCATCTGCATCAGATCTGGCCGAAAACCATTTGGCTGATTGTTGTAAGTTGGGGGGAATAAAGAGACAAGATTGAAATAATACACACCTGTGCGGTTTGTAGAAATTACGAAACGGGCATTCTTAGTGGGTGTTATATTAGCGGCAGTGGTTAAATTAACCTCATATTGTTTCCAGTAAATGCTTTTTTCGAGATGGATGGTACCTGTTGCGTAAACTGTTTTGCCATCATTGCTTTCAATGCTAACTGTTATCGGGCCGGGTGTATTATTTTCAATAACCGGAAGCGGAGCTGTTGTGGGCTTGGGCTCCCAAGACCAGCGTGGAGGCTCTCTGCGGTCAGTACCTTTTATATAAAATGAAGCATGATACGTGGTGGAAGGTCTAACAGGAATCCCCCAGTAGCCTTCATTGGCAATGCCCACTCTTCCGTCAGTCTTTTCTACCGTAAGTCGCAAACAGGCTTGCATGGCTCCATTCAGCGCATTGCGACGTTCATCATTTGGCACCTGCTCTTCAGCGCCTATTAATTTTATACTTGCTTTTTCTGAGGGACTTTCTTTTACAAGACTCCACCCTTCAAGTTCGGTTTTACTGTCTTTAAATATCCTATTGCGTATCAGCTCTGCATACAATCCACCATCATAAGAATGATTAATTTCTTCTGTCATTAATCCGTATAATCTGGGGCTTACATTCTTATTTGCATTAGCCAGATTTAAAGTTATCACTGGTGTTTGTGAGAATCCGGTATGAAGAATAAAAGCTGCTGCCATCAACAACAGTACCCGAAGTTTTATGGATGTTTTTTGTTTTCTCATAAATTCAATATTTAAAAATTTCTGCATGATTAATTTGTTTAATTGTTCATCCAATTATGGCTTTGCAACCACTCAAATAATGGCTCCATCCATCCTGGATGTCTGAATACAAAACCGTGGTTGCCTTTTTCATAAATATGCATTTCAACAGGTACATTATGATGCCTGAGTTTTTCAAAATAAATGATGCTATTGTCCACATCTACCACTTTATCATCCGCAGCCTGTGTAATATAGGCAGGAGGAGAATTTTTATATGATGGAGCGTAAAACCCGTCCATCGTTTACGTGGATGGGATGTAAGCGACACTCCGTTACACTTACATAATGATTGAAAATGATTAACCTTGTGAAAGGATGTATTGCCTGACTGTTTCAGGTGATGCTTCACCAATGGAACAAACGAAATAGCCATCCGACCAAAGTAATTTCTGATACCAATATTGCTTACGGAGTATTTTGCCATGCAGCAACCACAACTGACGAGTGCTTTCCTGCTTTAACCTGCGAACAATTTGCACAATAGACAGGCGAGGAATGTAGCGAATAAGGAAATGTACATGGTCTGTATCTGTCTCCATCACTTCAATTTCAAAATCTGAATTTTCAGCGATAGAGAGAAAGATACGCTTAACATCATCATTAAGCTGACCGACAAGCATTGCCTTACGGTACTTACAAACAAAAATGAGATGGCATTTTAAGTAGTGCTTTGAACGATTGGTGGACTGGTAGTTAGATTTTTGAGACTTAGTAGCGTAGTTTTTGTAAATCCCTTTTTACCTGAATAGGGAAGGGTTTACAAAAACGTAGCGGGTTTTGTAAGAAAAATCATTACCTTTACATCAATGCTCAAAGCCTACAAATATTGCCTCCTGCCTACCGAAGAACAAAAGCAACAACTGGCTAAGTTCTTTGGTAGCTGTCGTTTTGTTTTCAATCTTGGACTGGAAACAAAAATGCAAGCATGGACTACCGCACGTAAGCAT
The Arachidicoccus soli DNA segment above includes these coding regions:
- a CDS encoding alpha-L-arabinofuranosidase C-terminal domain-containing protein gives rise to the protein MRKQKTSIKLRVLLLMAAAFILHTGFSQTPVITLNLANANKNVSPRLYGLMTEEINHSYDGGLYAELIRNRIFKDSKTELEGWSLVKESPSEKASIKLIGAEEQVPNDERRNALNGAMQACLRLTVEKTDGRVGIANEGYWGIPVRPSTTYHASFYIKGTDRREPPRWSWEPKPTTAPLPVIENNTPGPITVSIESNDGKTVYATGTIHLEKSIYWKQYEVNLTTAANITPTKNARFVISTNRTGVYYFNLVSLFPPTYNNQPNGFRPDLMQMLVKMKPKFLRFPGGNFLEGPGITDAFPWKTTLGPIANRPGHHGSWGYRATDGMGLFEFLKWTEDMGAEPLLAVYAGYSLDGDHIDAGPLLKPYVDDALDEIEYVIGDTSTYWGAKRAEDGHPKPFKLSYVEIGNEDWFDRSNSYDGRFNQFRNAIEAKYPQLTCISTIPGTQYPSMKVTGKEPAVVDEHYYRDAWDMWQNASQYDTYDRNGPKIFVGEWATREGAPTTNLNAALGDAAWMTGMERNSDVVIMSCYAPLFVNVSKDSVTGKKAWQWDSDLIGYDALNSYGSPSYYVQKLFSHYLGNKIVPVTVSNIPVQNKPLSRRDSVEGKKATTVPTVFYSATINDTTGTLYLKIVNTTAKKQPIKINLDGVLSVDPEAELIVIKGDKPDETNTITDCDKIIPVSASIRGVKKSFLRKLDPYSVSIIEIKTKM
- the tnpA gene encoding IS200/IS605 family transposase is translated as MYKNYATKSQKSNYQSTNRSKHYLKCHLIFVCKYRKAMLVGQLNDDVKRIFLSIAENSDFEIEVMETDTDHVHFLIRYIPRLSIVQIVRRLKQESTRQLWLLHGKILRKQYWYQKLLWSDGYFVCSIGEASPETVRQYILSQG
- a CDS encoding alpha/beta hydrolase, whose product is MDGFYAPSYKNSPPAYITQAADDKVVDVDNSIIYFEKLRHHNVPVEMHIYEKGNHGFVFRHPGWMEPLFEWLQSHNWMNN